The following proteins are co-located in the Nitrospirota bacterium genome:
- a CDS encoding hydrogenase small subunit, with translation MGKQDEVSKQFLDALEFRGIDRRDFLKYCGATAALIGLTELQGPKIAAALEKATKKQPVIWLNFASDSGCTEAFIKATYPSPAEVILDILSVDYNETIMAAAGKQTDEILEKSQKAGGYILIVEGGIPTKKGHGMIGNKEMLQVFKENAAPAIAILAIGSCATTGGVPAAKPNPSQIIGVKEAMARVNINKPLVNLDLCPVNPEYLVGVVVNFLLLGKIPDLDQYGRPKMFYGQTIHDNCERRAHFDAGRFVEKFGTQEEAMNYCLYKMGCKGPMTYSACPKIQYNNRTSWCIKAGGPCIGCAEPGWTDKFAGFYEKLPGVKIPGLGGVEAGADTIGTVAAVATAAGVAIHAVATAASGRTKENDGGKK, from the coding sequence ATGGGAAAGCAAGATGAAGTAAGCAAACAGTTTCTCGATGCATTGGAATTTCGCGGTATCGATCGAAGAGATTTTCTGAAGTACTGCGGTGCAACGGCAGCCCTGATCGGCCTCACGGAATTGCAGGGACCCAAGATCGCGGCGGCCCTGGAAAAAGCAACCAAGAAACAACCCGTCATCTGGCTTAACTTCGCGTCCGATTCCGGATGCACAGAAGCATTCATCAAAGCGACGTACCCAAGCCCCGCCGAAGTCATTCTCGATATCCTGAGCGTTGATTACAACGAGACCATCATGGCCGCTGCCGGCAAGCAGACCGACGAGATCCTTGAAAAGTCCCAGAAGGCCGGCGGCTACATCCTGATCGTTGAAGGCGGCATCCCGACCAAGAAGGGCCACGGCATGATCGGGAACAAGGAAATGCTCCAGGTCTTCAAGGAGAATGCCGCTCCCGCAATCGCGATCCTGGCAATCGGCAGCTGCGCAACGACCGGCGGTGTGCCTGCGGCCAAGCCGAATCCTTCCCAGATCATCGGCGTGAAAGAGGCAATGGCACGGGTGAACATCAACAAACCCCTGGTCAACCTTGACCTTTGCCCGGTGAATCCGGAATACCTTGTCGGCGTTGTCGTCAACTTCCTGCTCCTCGGCAAGATCCCCGACCTGGATCAATACGGCAGACCGAAGATGTTCTACGGGCAGACCATCCATGACAATTGCGAACGAAGGGCACACTTCGATGCCGGCAGGTTCGTCGAGAAGTTCGGTACCCAGGAAGAGGCCATGAACTACTGCCTGTACAAGATGGGCTGCAAGGGGCCGATGACCTATTCGGCATGCCCGAAGATCCAGTACAACAACAGAACAAGCTGGTGCATCAAGGCCGGCGGCCCGTGCATCGGCTGCGCGGAACCCGGCTGGACCGACAAGTTCGCGGGCTTCTATGAAAAACTTCCGGGCGTCAAGATCCCGGGTCTGGGTGGTGTCGAGGCTGGCGCCGATACCATCGGAACGGTGGCGGCAGTGGCAACGGCTGCGGGTGTCGCGATTCATGCGGTAGCGACCGCTGCTTCGGGCAGGACCAAAGAAAACGACGGAGGTAAAAAATAA
- a CDS encoding ABC transporter permease, translating into MLTYIVKRTLLMIPILFGITVLSFAVMRLAPGGPAEAQMEFSSRASAEARERLRKLYGADQPFHKQYATWLKKFVTLDFGTAFADGRLVKDKILERLPITLTINALSLGLVLLIAIPIGIMSATRQYSLIDRFTTMFVFIGFSTPSFWLALLLIYAFGVQWGLLPISGLHSLDTTGLSRWGKLMDESRHLILPVFVSAFGGLAGFSRYVRNNMLEVMRQDYIRTARAKGLPEGSVVYKHALRNAIMPVITILGLVLPSLIGGSAIMEQVFGIPGMGQLMFQAVLSRDYNLAMGILVPAAFLTMAGNFLADIGYAFADPRIRLR; encoded by the coding sequence ATGCTGACCTATATCGTAAAACGCACTTTGCTGATGATCCCCATCCTGTTCGGCATCACCGTGCTGAGCTTTGCCGTGATGCGCCTAGCTCCCGGCGGCCCGGCAGAGGCACAGATGGAGTTCTCATCTCGGGCATCTGCAGAGGCGCGGGAGAGACTCAGAAAGCTGTACGGTGCGGACCAGCCCTTCCATAAACAGTACGCGACGTGGCTCAAAAAGTTCGTCACCCTCGATTTCGGCACCGCCTTTGCCGACGGCAGGCTGGTGAAGGACAAGATCCTCGAGCGGCTTCCCATCACACTCACCATCAACGCCCTGTCGCTCGGTCTCGTGCTGCTGATCGCCATACCCATCGGCATCATGTCAGCGACCCGGCAATACTCCCTCATCGACCGGTTCACGACAATGTTTGTCTTTATCGGTTTTTCCACGCCCTCGTTCTGGCTGGCACTGCTGCTCATTTACGCCTTCGGCGTCCAGTGGGGCCTTCTCCCCATATCAGGTCTGCACAGCCTCGATACGACCGGACTGTCCCGCTGGGGAAAACTCATGGACGAGTCCCGGCACCTGATCCTTCCCGTGTTTGTCTCGGCCTTCGGGGGGCTCGCCGGATTCTCCCGGTACGTGCGGAACAACATGCTCGAGGTCATGAGACAGGACTACATCAGGACGGCGAGGGCAAAGGGGCTGCCCGAAGGGTCCGTGGTATACAAGCATGCGCTGCGCAATGCAATCATGCCGGTCATTACCATCCTGGGCCTCGTGCTCCCCTCGCTCATCGGCGGGAGCGCCATCATGGAGCAGGTCTTCGGCATCCCCGGCATGGGCCAGTTGATGTTCCAGGCCGTCCTGTCCCGTGACTACAACCTGGCTATGGGCATCCTCGTGCCAGCCGCCTTCCTGACCATGGCCGGCAATTTCCTGGCTGATATCGGGTACGCTTTCGCGGACCCGCGGATCAGACTTCGCTGA
- a CDS encoding translation elongation factor-like protein, with translation MIKFFDKTSIAAVKLDFGDLSVGDTIHIKGNNTDFVQKIETMEFDHARVQNASRGQFTGIKLSQPAKPFDLVYKING, from the coding sequence GTGATCAAGTTTTTCGACAAGACCTCCATCGCCGCCGTCAAACTGGACTTCGGCGATCTCTCCGTGGGCGACACCATCCATATTAAAGGCAACAATACCGACTTTGTTCAGAAGATCGAGACCATGGAGTTCGACCATGCGCGCGTCCAGAATGCCAGCCGCGGCCAGTTCACCGGAATCAAGCTCTCCCAGCCCGCAAAACCCTTCGACCTGGTTTACAAGATAAACGGGTAG
- a CDS encoding ABC transporter permease codes for MASRSESFATLTLRSLLSNRLAVIGVILVALVFILSIFAPLFAPFDPSAIDIRNILVGPGFAHPLGTDDLGRDVLSRMLWGGRVSLEVGFVAVGIATIIGMILGSLAGFYGGWIDSAIMRAVDIMLSIPTIFLVLAVIAILEPSIINIMIVIGLTSWMEPARLIRAEFISIKEREFVLAARAIGAADNRIMLRHILPNGLSPILVSATMGIGAAILIESALSFLGLGVQPPTPSWGSLLSAGKDNIEIAWWLSAFPGLAILLTVLGYNLLGEGIRDALDPRQRE; via the coding sequence ATGGCTTCACGCAGTGAATCCTTCGCAACCCTCACCCTTCGCTCGCTCCTGAGCAACCGCCTGGCGGTCATCGGAGTGATCTTGGTGGCTCTCGTCTTCATCCTGTCGATCTTCGCCCCGCTGTTCGCTCCCTTTGATCCCTCGGCCATCGATATCAGGAACATCCTCGTGGGTCCGGGCTTCGCGCATCCGCTCGGCACGGATGATCTGGGGAGGGACGTTCTCTCGAGAATGCTCTGGGGCGGGAGGGTCTCGCTCGAGGTCGGTTTCGTCGCGGTCGGGATCGCAACGATCATCGGTATGATCCTCGGTTCTCTGGCGGGTTTCTACGGGGGCTGGATCGACAGCGCCATCATGCGGGCGGTCGACATCATGCTGAGCATCCCCACGATCTTCCTGGTGCTCGCCGTGATCGCCATCCTCGAGCCGAGCATCATTAATATCATGATCGTCATCGGCCTCACGAGCTGGATGGAGCCCGCCCGGCTCATTCGCGCTGAGTTCATTTCGATCAAGGAGCGCGAATTCGTGCTCGCGGCCCGCGCGATCGGCGCGGCCGACAACCGGATCATGCTCCGGCACATCCTGCCCAACGGCCTCTCGCCGATCCTCGTGTCCGCCACCATGGGGATCGGAGCGGCCATCCTCATTGAATCGGCGCTCAGCTTCCTCGGCCTCGGCGTTCAGCCGCCCACCCCCAGCTGGGGGAGTCTCCTCTCCGCGGGCAAGGACAATATCGAGATTGCCTGGTGGCTTTCCGCGTTCCCCGGCCTTGCCATTCTCCTCACCGTTCTCGGCTACAACCTGCTTGGCGAAGGCATCCGCGACGCGCTCGACCCGAGACAGAGGGAGTGA
- a CDS encoding HD domain-containing phosphohydrolase, translating into MNMLRLQSPVYTIDNELLLPQGTVLSSSTIDILVSSGKIVSQKKFSLLRHATVKKDIRHFLGRPPYDIIFSGKGKITALFDLMSKVQLPRPLLRSLDYFYQNDFDTYRHTLMVFALSILLAKDLIQDRKKLIQEISTGPTHDIGKVCVPLPILKKNIPLTRNELGILRHHSAAGYVLLCHYLHDKQSLAARIARDHHERRDASGYPRGIHLNDHMVEIIATCDVYDALVSPRPYRLRSYDNRTALEEITRMAERNEIGWSVVKALVAHYRKAKIHFGETRISKEKRGIPPPGNLHGIIADEGGRSKDV; encoded by the coding sequence ATGAATATGCTGAGACTTCAGAGTCCAGTTTATACGATCGATAACGAGTTGTTGCTTCCTCAAGGAACTGTGCTTTCATCTTCTACAATAGACATTCTCGTCTCATCAGGGAAGATCGTTTCCCAAAAAAAATTCTCCCTCTTACGTCACGCTACAGTTAAAAAGGATATTCGCCATTTTCTCGGCCGGCCTCCTTATGACATAATATTTTCGGGAAAGGGGAAAATCACCGCTCTTTTTGATTTGATGAGTAAGGTTCAATTACCCCGTCCCCTTTTGCGTTCGCTTGACTATTTCTATCAGAATGACTTCGATACCTATAGACACACTCTGATGGTCTTTGCCCTGTCCATTCTCTTAGCCAAAGATCTCATACAGGACCGCAAGAAGTTGATCCAGGAGATATCAACCGGGCCGACCCATGACATCGGCAAAGTATGCGTTCCTTTGCCCATCTTGAAGAAAAATATCCCTCTCACCCGAAATGAACTCGGAATCCTTAGACATCACTCGGCTGCAGGATATGTTTTGCTTTGCCATTACCTTCATGACAAGCAGAGCCTTGCTGCCAGGATAGCGAGAGATCATCACGAGCGGAGGGACGCTTCGGGATATCCTCGCGGCATTCATCTGAATGACCACATGGTAGAGATCATTGCTACCTGTGACGTATACGATGCGCTTGTTTCACCGAGACCCTATAGACTACGTTCGTATGATAATAGGACTGCTTTGGAGGAAATTACCAGGATGGCAGAAAGAAACGAGATAGGCTGGAGTGTTGTTAAGGCCTTGGTAGCTCATTATCGCAAGGCGAAGATTCACTTTGGCGAGACCAGAATCTCAAAGGAAAAAAGGGGCATCCCTCCTCCCGGCAATTTGCACGGTATCATAGCAGATGAAGGGGGACGGTCAAAAGATGTTTGA